TAGTAAAATCTTCTGTAATATCCTTTCTTATAACGTTACAAATCTCATCAAAGTTCATATACTCCCTCACTTTCTAACAACCTTTTCTCCCATTATTCTCTTTTGCAGTGCAAATATAGCATCATAAAGAGCTTCAGGTCTTGGGGGACAACCTGGTATATAATAGTCCACTGGAATAACATCATCAACGCCTTGAACAGTTGAATATGTGTTATAAAGACCACCACTCGTTGCGCATGAACCCATTGCAATAACCCATTTTGGCTCTGGCATCTGATCAAAAACCTTCTTAACAGTAGGTGCCATCTTTCTTGTTACTGTTCCTGCTACAATCATTAAATCAGCCTGCCTTGGGGATGCTCTAAAGATTATCCCAAATCTATCAAAATCATACTTAGCTGCACCACAAGCCATCATTTCAATAGCACAACATGCAAGACCAAAGGTTACAGGCCATATTGAAGACTTTCTTCCCCAGTTGATAACATTATCCACTGTTGTGGTTAATATGTTTTCTGGTAG
The genomic region above belongs to Deferribacterota bacterium and contains:
- a CDS encoding NADH-quinone oxidoreductase subunit B family protein, whose product is MGLIDNKLPENILTTTVDNVINWGRKSSIWPVTFGLACCAIEMMACGAAKYDFDRFGIIFRASPRQADLMIVAGTVTRKMAPTVKKVFDQMPEPKWVIAMGSCATSGGLYNTYSTVQGVDDVIPVDYYIPGCPPRPEALYDAIFALQKRIMGEKVVRK